The following are encoded in a window of Blattabacterium cuenoti genomic DNA:
- the gap gene encoding type I glyceraldehyde-3-phosphate dehydrogenase has protein sequence MSKIKIGINGLGRIGKLVLMSALNRENIQVVSVNDLVSIEYLAYILKYDSVHGPFNGEIRIENENYLILNGNKIKVTNEKDPHNLEWGDLNVDYVVESTGFFLTRNLASLHLQSGAEKVILSAPPKGEDIPMYVMGVNHETIKKDQRIVSNASCTTNCLAPIIKVLNDNFGVLEGLMTTIHASTATQKIVDSVSTRDWRAGRSSLINIIPASTGAANAVGKVIPSLDGKLTGMAFRIPISDVSVLDLTVRLKNVVTYDDIKFCMKVASETSLKGILGYTEEAVVSSDFLGDPRTSIFDASSSIMLSPTFIKVVSWYDNEVGYSTKLVDLIDYMSSID, from the coding sequence ATGTCCAAAATTAAAATAGGAATCAATGGTCTTGGAAGGATAGGAAAACTGGTTTTAATGTCTGCTTTAAACAGAGAAAATATCCAAGTCGTATCTGTCAATGATTTAGTTTCCATAGAATATTTAGCATATATATTAAAATATGATTCTGTTCATGGTCCTTTTAATGGGGAAATCCGCATAGAAAATGAAAATTATTTAATTTTAAATGGAAATAAAATAAAAGTTACTAATGAAAAAGATCCTCATAATTTAGAATGGGGAGATTTAAATGTCGATTATGTAGTGGAATCGACAGGTTTTTTTTTAACCAGAAATTTAGCGAGTTTACATTTACAATCAGGAGCGGAAAAAGTCATATTGTCTGCTCCACCAAAAGGAGAAGATATCCCCATGTATGTGATGGGGGTCAACCATGAAACTATAAAAAAAGATCAAAGAATAGTATCAAATGCTTCTTGTACTACGAATTGTTTAGCTCCGATAATTAAAGTTTTGAATGACAATTTTGGAGTTTTGGAAGGATTAATGACTACCATACATGCTTCTACTGCTACTCAAAAAATAGTGGATTCTGTATCCACCAGAGATTGGAGAGCTGGGCGTTCTTCTTTAATTAATATTATTCCAGCATCTACAGGTGCAGCCAATGCTGTTGGAAAAGTTATTCCAAGTTTAGATGGAAAATTAACTGGAATGGCTTTCAGAATTCCCATTTCTGATGTTTCTGTATTAGATCTGACTGTTCGTTTGAAGAATGTAGTTACTTATGATGATATCAAGTTTTGTATGAAGGTTGCTTCTGAAACTTCATTAAAAGGGATCTTAGGGTATACAGAAGAAGCTGTTGTTTCCTCAGATTTTTTAGGAGATCCAAGAACCTCTATTTTCGATGCAAGTTCAAGTATCATGTTGAGCCCTACTTTTATCAAAGTAGTATCCTGGTATGATAATGAAGTAGGTTATTCTACTAAACTCGTAGATCTAATTGATTATATGTCTTCGATTGATTAA